GTAGGAGAATGCAGGGGAAGGTTTCAGCTTAAGAAAGTGTAGAATTAATGGGGAAACCATGAAGAATCTGGTAATACTGAAATTACTGGCAAAATTTAAGTGCTTTATGAGACCGGATAAGAGGATTTATTGTTTCGGAGCGAGCTCTTTTGGCTTTCcagtggaggtggtggagttgtcTTATGGAAGGAGAGTGCAGGGAAGGTTGCTGGCTTCGAAGTGATGTTGAAGTATCTACACATTCATGCTGGGGGATAAGGTAATGAGGTGATTTTTTATGGCTTCTTTGTATTGTTCTCTTTGACCCCTTATAAAACTGTTTGTCTGGTATGGCATTGCCAACCCTATCAACGTTCTGTGTCTCAGTGACTTTCAATTGTTTCTAGCTGATTAATTTTAGTGCTTGCATAGTTTTTGTTTGACCCCTTGAAATCACGTCACTAGGTAGTTGTTTACATAATTTCAATCCCTTGAAAGCACATCACTAGACTGTTAATCATGATATAGGAATATACCCTTCCGAAACAAACAGTTTTAGGGTGTCTGGATTCTTTGGCATTTCCTACATCATCTGATGATATATTCTATGCTATTTGGCCTTCAGATTTCAGTTTCTTGGGTTTGATTTGCGGAGGGCACAAGTTTCGGAATGACTAGTTAAGGTTCTTTGATTCATAATCACAAAAAGAGAGCTATGGATGTTATCTCAAGAGCAGTGATGGTTGAAAGGAAATTGATCTTTGAGTTTTTAGCTCAAGCTCGAAAGTCAAAAGTAAGTCTTCCTTTCAGTATCTACTTTGGTATAATTTGTGGTGAAAATCAATAATCACTGGGCTCTGAAAGACTCTTTTTACGCTACTTGAGTTTGTCGAGGTATTATCTGCTCCTTTTCTGGGGCATTTTTCAAGTGTGACTGTGTTCTTGCAAAAAGTTAGGCCCTTTCCTAGTGCAAAGTTGCTAACATGTTCTAAATTTTAATAATTTCTTTTTATTCTAAAAGCATCATAAAAGCATATTCTTTATTCTTAGCATTGTCATTGCAAGATACCATATTtataaatctctgactgaaatGTTCTTAACCCATcaaaaattataattattttcttaataaaattataACTGTCAATCTGTCATCATTTGCGTGTCCTCGGGAAGACATTGATTTTAACTATGCTTACCATGGTTTTTGCCAAGCTATCTCTTTCAGCTTTCCACTTCAGGCGACAACAGAAGTCAAGGAAACCTTACAAAGGATTGCATAAAAGGCCTAAAATTGAAGAATGACAAGAAATATTACTCAATTCTAGCATTTTCATGCAATGATGGTTACATGAAACCTAATTTTCGAGTAACAAACCAAAAGAACTGGTGAGTTTTTGACTCTTTCGACTGTTTCTTTGTTTCAGTACATTTGGACCACTAGTCTTTGTTTGTTTAATAATTTTGCCAACTCCTTCACTTATTGTTCTTAAACTTAGTCAACAATTTTAACCCAATCTCATTGTAAAAATCTATATGAGGACTTTCATCTGTTTGTAACTCATTCATCCTCTTCTGAAATCAGTTTTAATCAGATTTCTTTGCATCAAAAGTCGTCGTCATGGTTGTTGATGAGATTTCAGATGATAATTTGTTGCCTGAAATTTCTTTACCAACATCATTGCCATTGTCGGCGATGTCAATTGTAGCCAATAATACTGATATTTTAAGTGAAGTTCTCTTGCGTCTACCACCGAAATCTCTCGCAGTTTCTAAATCTGTATCCAAACAGTGGCTATCTATCATCTCTGAACCACTTTTTGTTCAAAACTATTGCCATCAAAAGCTCCCCTCAGTCGAGGGATTGttcttaacaaaatgttcatcaggTGTCAACCAGGACATAGAATATATCGTTCTTGATGGAAAAGTCACTGAATCTGCTCCtgtgaaaactctaagttttgtGAATATTCAAGCAAG
This DNA window, taken from Papaver somniferum cultivar HN1 chromosome 3, ASM357369v1, whole genome shotgun sequence, encodes the following:
- the LOC113358834 gene encoding uncharacterized protein LOC113358834 isoform X4, coding for MDVISRAVMVERKLIFEFLAQARKSKLSTSGDNRSQGNLTKDCIKGLKLKNDKKYYSILAFSCNDGYMKPNFRVTNQKNCSTRSAIGQPRYYVYSPVTKHFKYRLLVGFWMSCACT
- the LOC113358834 gene encoding uncharacterized protein LOC113358834 isoform X3, with the translated sequence MDVISRAVMVERKLIFEFLAQARKSKLSTSGDNRSQGNLTKDCIKGLKLKNDKKYYSILAFSCNDGYMKPNFRVTNQKNCSTRSAIGQPRYYVYSPVTKHFKTLGGFLDVLCLHLKLCSTLLVYFGMVHCIG